The window GTGCTAAATTTGGCGTTCTGCCCGAGCGTTCAGCTCGCCAAGGACTCAATCAGCCCCATGTCGCTCGACGACATCAGTTTGTCGATATCGACCAGAATCAGCATGCGTTCGTCGATCGTGCCCAGCCCGATCAGGTAGTCGCTGCCGAACGCGGTGCCCATTTCCGGCGCCGGCTTGACTTGCTCGGGGGTCAATGTAGTCACGTCGCTCACGCTGTCGACCACCATCCCCATCACGCGCCCGGAAATATTGAGGATGATGACCACGGTGAACTGGTCGTACACGGGCGTGCCGAGATTGAACTTGATGCGCATGTCGACCACGGGAATGATGATGCCGCGCAGGTTGATCACGCCCTTGATGAATTCGGGTGCGTTGGCAATCCGCGTCACCGCCTCATAGCCGCGGATTTCCTGTACCTTGAGGATGTCGATCCCGTATTCTTCCGAGCCGAGCGTGAACGCAAGAAACTCGTGGCCCGCGATATCCTTGCCGGATGGCCCGCCACCGGCTACAGTCGAAGAAGGAACTTGCATGGTGTCTCCCTGTCAAAGCAGCGCCGCGGCGGACGCCTGTGCTGTCAAAGAGTAGCAGATGCCGCGCCAAATGACGAGCGGTGCTGTTGCCAGCCCGCAAAATATGAATGCAGCGGTGCTCGCCTGAGACAAAACATTGTTTATAATTTGATTGGTAAAAAGCGGATGGTACCGATGTCACAGTCGCACTGTTTGCTTAAAGTTACGGTCGGGCAGGAAAGCGCTGTTTTGATTGCATCACGTATGACGCCCCGTTGGCAGGGGCACTTATGGAGCCTGTATGACCGACCCCACAGATGCATCGGACGATAACTGGCTGCTCGACGAAGACGACGAGAGCGGCGCGACCGCCAGTGCCGCGGCGATCGACCAGCGCCTGTGGCGCGTGCTGATCGTCGACGACGACGTCGACGTGCACGCCGTCACCCGGCTGGCGCTGCGCAACGTGGCCTTCAAGGGCCGCGAACTCGAACTGTTTTCCGCCTACAGCGGGGCCGAGGGCTACCGCATCCTGCGCGACACGACCGACATCGCCCTGGTGCTGCTCGACGTGGTCATGGAAACCGACGACGCCGGCCTGATCCTGGCGCGCCGCATCCGCGAGGAATTGAACAACCAGATCGTGCGCGTGGTGCTGCGCACCGGCCAGCCGGGCCAGGCGCCCGAGCAGCGCGTGATCATCGAATACGACATCAACGATTACAAGGCCAAGACCGAGCTGACCACGCAAAAGCTGTTCACCACCGTGATTTCGGCGCTGCGCGCCTACGAGAGCCTGATGATGCTCGAACGCAGCCGCATCGGCCTGGGCAAGATCCTGGCCGGCGCCACCAATCTGTACCAGATCCATTCGCTGCGCGAATTCGCCTCGGGCGTGCTCAACCAGGTCAGCGCGATCCTCGACGTCGGCGCCGACGGCGTGCTGTGCGTGATGTCGGCCGAGACCGGCGGACCGACCGTGGTGGCCGCCACCGGCAGCTATACCTCCCTGGCCGACAGCGAAGCGCTGCCGGCCGATCATCCTTTGATGCCGGCGATTGTCAAGGCGTTCCGCGAAAAGCAGAGCCAGTTCGAGCATCCGGTCAATGTGTTGTACATCCACACCCAGGAAGAGCGCCAGCTGTGCATTTCGGTCACGCCGCCGTGGCCGCTGGCGCCGATCCAGCGCGACTTGCTGGAAGTGTTTTGCCAGCGCATCGCGGCCGCTTTCGACAATCTGTACATGTTCGGCCAGCTGCGCAAGGCGCAGGAAGCGACCGTGGTGGCGCTGGCCGACCTGGCCGAGTTCCGCGACCATGGCACCGGCGGCCATGTGCGGCGCGTGCAGGACATATCGTCGCGCATCGCGCAGCGCATGAAGCAGGATGGGGTGGACGATCCGGGCCTGACCCCGCAACTGCTGGAAATGATCGGCCTGGCCAGCATCCTGCATGACGTGGGCAAGGTGTCCACGCCCGACCAGGTCTTGCTCAAGCCGGCCGCGCACACGCCCGAGGAGCGGCGCGTGATGCAGAGCCATGCCGAAATCGGCCGCTCGATCCTGGAGCGCGCCGCCAGCATGGTCGACGGAGTCAGCTACCTGACCTACGGCGCCCAGATCGCCGGTGCCCACCACGAGCATTTCGACGGCGCCGGCTATCCCGAGGGCCTGCAGGGACGCGCCATTCCGCTGGCCGCGCGCATCGTGGCGGTGGTCGACGTGTACGATGCGCTGCTGCACCGGCGCCCGTACAAGGAACCGTGGCCGTATCCCGATGTGGTGAGTTACATCGCCGAGCGCAGCGGGACCCAGTTCGACCCCGAGGTGGTGACGGCGCTGCTCGACATCATCCGGACCAGCCCGCCTGAACCGGTCGACGCCGACGATTGAAGCGGCGTGCGCGGCCCAGCCGGTGTGGCATTCCCGCATCGGCTTCGCCGTTCCGCACGGCTGAATTCAACTATTTCGTTCCTCTGCCGTAATATACTGAGACCCAGCGTGCCGACGTACGTCGCGGAACTCTGCCCGCCACAGGCTGATCGGAAAACAAGAGATGAACGAACTTGAGGGACTGACCGCGTTGATTGTCGAGCCGCATGCGGGCATGCGCGCGAGCATCCACAACATGCTGACCCTGTGCGGGCTGACCAGGATCGACCATGCGGGCAGTTCCAACGCCGCCATCAAGCACCTGGGCCTCAAAGCGTTCGACGTGGTGCTGTGCGAGTACGACCTCGACGGTGGCCAGGATGGCCAGCAATTGCTGGAAGACTTGCGCCACCATAAGCTGATGACCATGTCGACCATGTTCATCATGGTCACGGCGGAAGGCAATTACAGCAAGGTGGTCAGCGCGGCCGAACTGGCGCCCACCGATTACATCCTCAAGCCGTTTACCGCCGACCTGCTGCTCGAGCGTATCGGGCGCGCGCTCGACAAGCGCAATGTGTTCATGCCGGTCTATCAACTGATGGATTCGGGCAACCAGCGCGAGGCGATCGATGCCTGCGCCGAGGGCATGCGCCTGCACCCGCGCTACGCGGTCGATTTCCTGCGCCTGCGCGCCGAGCTGCACATGTTCCTGGGCGAGCCGGAGCTGGCCGAGCCGATCTACCAGCAACTGTTCGATGCCAAGGCGATCGCCTGGGCCCGGCTCGGCCTGGCCAAGACCCTGTTCATGCGCGAGCGCTTCGACGAAGCCAAGGAGATCCTGACCTCGCTGGTCGACAGCAACAAGAAATTCGTCGATGCCTACGACTGGCTGGCGCGCACGCATGCCGCCGTGGGCGAACTGGAGCAGTCGCAGGCGGTCCTGAGCGATGCGGTGGCGGTGTCGCCGCACGCGGTGCGGCGCTTGCGCAAGCTGGGCGAGGTGGCGCTGGAAACGGGCGACACCGAGACCGCCGAAAAAGTGCTCAAGCAAGTGGTGAGCAAGGCCAAGTATTCGACCTTCCGCGACCCGGAAGACCACGTCAAGCTGGTCCAGACCTTGGTGAAGAAGGGCGATCCGGTGCAGGCGGCGGCCGTGATCCGCGACCTCGACAAGTCGATGGGCGGGCAGAAGAATACGGCCGTGTGCAGCGCCATTTCGTCCGCCATGGTGCATGAGTACACCGGCAACGATGCGCGCCTGGAAGAGTCGCTCACGGCGGCGCTGGAAGGTTGCCGCATCACCAGCGGGCTGTCGCCCGAGGTCAAGATGGAGCTTGCCCGCAATTGTTTGCAAAACAATATGGAGCAGGGCGCGGCCGAAGTCATGAGCGATGTGATGCGCAACGCCGCCAACGGCGCCGTCATGGCCAAGGCGATGGCGGTGTTCGAGCAGGCCGGACGCACCGACCTGGCCCTGAGCGTGGCGCACGAGAGCCGCCAGGCCGTGGTCGACCTGGTGGCGGCCGGCGCGGCCAAGGCCAACGAGGGCGATTACCGCGGTTCGGTCGAGCTGATGGTCGAGGCGGTCGGCAAGCTGCCGGACAATCCGCAAGTGGTATTCAATGCCGCCGTCGCCGTGCTCAAGTGCCTGGAAAACGTCGGCTGGGACGAACGGCTGGCCCAGGATGCGCTGGGGCTGATCGACAATGTGCGCCGGCTCGACCCGGTCAATCCGAAATTGCCGGCCCTGGCCGGCCTGCATCAGCAGATCCT of the Massilia violaceinigra genome contains:
- a CDS encoding response regulator; the protein is MNELEGLTALIVEPHAGMRASIHNMLTLCGLTRIDHAGSSNAAIKHLGLKAFDVVLCEYDLDGGQDGQQLLEDLRHHKLMTMSTMFIMVTAEGNYSKVVSAAELAPTDYILKPFTADLLLERIGRALDKRNVFMPVYQLMDSGNQREAIDACAEGMRLHPRYAVDFLRLRAELHMFLGEPELAEPIYQQLFDAKAIAWARLGLAKTLFMRERFDEAKEILTSLVDSNKKFVDAYDWLARTHAAVGELEQSQAVLSDAVAVSPHAVRRLRKLGEVALETGDTETAEKVLKQVVSKAKYSTFRDPEDHVKLVQTLVKKGDPVQAAAVIRDLDKSMGGQKNTAVCSAISSAMVHEYTGNDARLEESLTAALEGCRITSGLSPEVKMELARNCLQNNMEQGAAEVMSDVMRNAANGAVMAKAMAVFEQAGRTDLALSVAHESRQAVVDLVAAGAAKANEGDYRGSVELMVEAVGKLPDNPQVVFNAAVAVLKCLENVGWDERLAQDALGLIDNVRRLDPVNPKLPALAGLHQQILTKYGKGVRRKAGAPA
- a CDS encoding chemotaxis protein CheW, which translates into the protein MQVPSSTVAGGGPSGKDIAGHEFLAFTLGSEEYGIDILKVQEIRGYEAVTRIANAPEFIKGVINLRGIIIPVVDMRIKFNLGTPVYDQFTVVIILNISGRVMGMVVDSVSDVTTLTPEQVKPAPEMGTAFGSDYLIGLGTIDERMLILVDIDKLMSSSDMGLIESLAS
- a CDS encoding DUF3369 domain-containing protein, yielding MTDPTDASDDNWLLDEDDESGATASAAAIDQRLWRVLIVDDDVDVHAVTRLALRNVAFKGRELELFSAYSGAEGYRILRDTTDIALVLLDVVMETDDAGLILARRIREELNNQIVRVVLRTGQPGQAPEQRVIIEYDINDYKAKTELTTQKLFTTVISALRAYESLMMLERSRIGLGKILAGATNLYQIHSLREFASGVLNQVSAILDVGADGVLCVMSAETGGPTVVAATGSYTSLADSEALPADHPLMPAIVKAFREKQSQFEHPVNVLYIHTQEERQLCISVTPPWPLAPIQRDLLEVFCQRIAAAFDNLYMFGQLRKAQEATVVALADLAEFRDHGTGGHVRRVQDISSRIAQRMKQDGVDDPGLTPQLLEMIGLASILHDVGKVSTPDQVLLKPAAHTPEERRVMQSHAEIGRSILERAASMVDGVSYLTYGAQIAGAHHEHFDGAGYPEGLQGRAIPLAARIVAVVDVYDALLHRRPYKEPWPYPDVVSYIAERSGTQFDPEVVTALLDIIRTSPPEPVDADD